In one window of Janthinobacterium sp. 1_2014MBL_MicDiv DNA:
- the fabI gene encoding enoyl-ACP reductase FabI, whose product MTAPSLPSPPLQGKRGLVVGIANTHSIAWGCASALRAAGAELAVTWLNEKARPHVEPLAVQLQAAIMAPLDVSVPGQLEAVFAQIERQWGRIDFVVHSIAYAPKQDLHGRVTDSSAAGFAQAMDISCHSFMRMARLAEPLMPAGGSLMTMSYLGAEEVIADYGLMGPVKAALESSVRYLAAELGPAGIRVNAISPGPLETRAASGIAHFDRLMADAIERSPLRRLATIEDVGALCAFLAGDGARAITGGTLYVDGGYNILN is encoded by the coding sequence ATGACGGCCCCCTCGTTGCCGTCCCCGCCATTGCAGGGCAAGCGGGGGCTGGTGGTGGGCATCGCCAATACGCACAGCATCGCCTGGGGCTGCGCCAGCGCCCTGCGCGCGGCCGGCGCCGAACTGGCCGTGACCTGGCTCAATGAGAAGGCGCGCCCGCATGTGGAACCGCTGGCCGTGCAGCTGCAGGCGGCCATCATGGCGCCGCTCGACGTGTCCGTGCCGGGCCAGCTGGAAGCCGTGTTTGCGCAGATCGAACGGCAGTGGGGGCGGATCGATTTCGTCGTCCATTCCATCGCCTACGCGCCGAAGCAGGATTTGCACGGCAGGGTCACGGACAGTTCGGCCGCCGGCTTCGCGCAGGCGATGGACATCTCCTGCCACTCCTTCATGCGCATGGCCAGGCTGGCCGAACCGCTGATGCCTGCGGGCGGCAGCCTGATGACCATGAGCTACCTGGGCGCCGAGGAAGTCATCGCCGACTACGGCCTGATGGGCCCCGTGAAGGCGGCGCTGGAATCGTCCGTGCGCTACCTGGCGGCGGAACTGGGTCCGGCCGGCATCCGCGTCAACGCCATTTCGCCGGGTCCCCTGGAGACGCGGGCCGCTTCCGGCATCGCCCATTTCGACCGCCTGATGGCCGACGCCATCGAACGCTCGCCGCTGCGGCGCCTGGCCACCATCGAGGACGTGGGCGCGCTGTGCGCCTTTCTCGCCGGCGACGGCGCGCGCGCCATCACGGGCGGCACCTTGTATGTCGACGGCGGCTACAACATTCTGAATTGA
- a CDS encoding efflux transporter outer membrane subunit yields the protein MTMPVSVLPARARLAAALATTLVLAGCASLAPPYAPPPLPVAAQYPENDGAGAHAPDIAWQAYFADPRLQAMIAQALANNRDIRIAALRVDEARAAYGIQRAEQFPTVALGASGSRSRVPDDLSLTGRAMTSAQYQAGLNVSAWELDFWGRVRSLKDSALQTLLASDEARRAVGVALVAQVANGYLALREFDERVALARATVDSRAESLRIFTRRFEVGSISKLDLTQVETLLSQALSLSAQLEQARAVQAHALAQLVGGPVDLTPDTRRFDDASVLQPLHAGLPSALLAQRPDLVAAEHQLRAAQANIGAARAAFFPTISLTAAYGTASAELSGLFDSGSGAWNVAPRLVLPIFDAGRLRANMDLAEVRRDVAVANYEKSVQGAFREVADALSNRRWLALQVDIGKTTLAAQSERARLAKLRYDNGAAPYLEVLDAQRDLLTVEQQLVQTRRALLASQVSLYAALGGGAPATSAAATFTN from the coding sequence ATGACCATGCCTGTTTCCGTTCTCCCCGCGCGCGCCAGGCTGGCCGCTGCACTGGCCACCACGCTGGTCCTGGCCGGCTGCGCCTCGCTGGCGCCGCCGTACGCGCCGCCGCCGCTGCCCGTGGCGGCGCAGTATCCGGAAAACGATGGCGCCGGCGCGCACGCGCCCGACATCGCCTGGCAAGCCTATTTTGCCGACCCGCGCCTGCAGGCGATGATTGCGCAGGCGCTGGCGAATAACCGCGACATCCGCATCGCCGCGCTGCGCGTGGACGAGGCGCGCGCCGCCTATGGCATTCAGCGCGCCGAACAGTTTCCCACCGTGGCGCTGGGCGCTTCCGGCAGCCGCTCTCGCGTGCCGGACGACTTGAGCCTGACGGGCCGCGCCATGACGAGCGCGCAGTACCAGGCGGGTCTGAACGTGAGCGCCTGGGAGCTCGATTTCTGGGGCCGCGTGCGCAGCCTGAAGGACAGCGCGCTGCAAACCCTGCTGGCCAGCGACGAGGCGCGCCGCGCCGTCGGCGTGGCCCTGGTGGCGCAGGTGGCGAACGGCTACCTGGCACTGCGCGAGTTCGATGAACGGGTGGCGCTGGCGCGCGCCACCGTCGACAGCCGCGCCGAATCGCTGCGCATTTTCACGCGCCGCTTCGAGGTGGGGTCGATTTCCAAGCTGGACCTGACGCAGGTGGAAACCCTGCTCAGCCAGGCCCTCTCGCTGTCGGCCCAGCTGGAGCAGGCGCGCGCCGTGCAGGCGCACGCGCTGGCGCAACTGGTGGGCGGACCCGTCGACCTGACGCCGGACACGCGCCGCTTCGACGACGCCAGCGTGCTGCAGCCGCTGCATGCGGGCCTGCCATCGGCCTTGCTGGCGCAGCGCCCCGACCTGGTGGCGGCCGAACACCAGCTGCGCGCCGCGCAGGCGAATATCGGCGCCGCGCGCGCCGCCTTCTTCCCGACGATTTCGCTGACGGCGGCCTACGGCACGGCCAGCGCGGAATTGAGCGGCCTGTTCGACTCGGGCAGCGGCGCCTGGAATGTCGCGCCGCGCCTGGTGCTGCCGATCTTCGACGCGGGGCGCCTGCGCGCCAATATGGACCTGGCGGAAGTGCGCCGCGACGTGGCCGTGGCCAATTATGAAAAGAGCGTGCAGGGCGCCTTCCGCGAAGTGGCAGACGCCCTGTCGAACCGGCGCTGGCTGGCGCTGCAGGTCGATATCGGCAAGACCACGCTGGCCGCGCAGAGCGAACGCGCGCGCCTGGCCAAGCTGCGCTATGACAATGGCGCCGCGCCCTACCTGGAAGTACTCGATGCGCAGCGCGACTTGCTGACGGTCGAGCAGCAACTGGTGCAGACGCGCCGCGCGCTGCTGGCCAGCCAGGTCAGCCTGTATGCCGCCCTGGGCGGCGGCGCGCCCGCCACCTCCGCCGCCGCCACGTTCACCAATTAA
- a CDS encoding HlyD family secretion protein — translation MTPQLKKKLVPAALVVAVLVLGYVAWQKMRPAGPGEGFVSGNGRIEATEIDVATKLAGRVKEILVREGDFVKAGQPLASMQVDSLSAQRDEARARQQQASDAVVGAQAQVAVRESDKAAALAMVAQRESELDAAKRRLARSETLSKEGASSVQELDDDRARVRSVAAALNAARAQVTAAQAAIDAAKAQVVGSRSAVVAAEATTARIDSDLADGQLTAPRDGRVQYLVAQQGEVLAGGGKVLNLVDLSDVYMTFFLPETAAGKVALGGEVRIILDAAPNYVIPATISFVAASAQFTPKTVETASERQKLMFRVKAQISRELLQKHLALVKVGLPGVAWVRLDAQQAWPAELTAKVPQ, via the coding sequence ATGACTCCACAACTGAAGAAGAAACTCGTTCCCGCGGCGCTCGTCGTGGCCGTCCTCGTGCTGGGCTATGTGGCCTGGCAAAAAATGCGTCCTGCCGGCCCCGGCGAAGGTTTCGTCAGCGGCAATGGCCGCATCGAAGCGACCGAGATCGACGTCGCCACCAAGCTGGCGGGCCGGGTCAAGGAGATCCTCGTGCGCGAGGGCGACTTCGTCAAGGCGGGCCAGCCGCTGGCCAGCATGCAGGTCGATTCGCTGTCGGCCCAGCGCGACGAGGCGCGCGCGCGCCAGCAGCAGGCATCCGACGCCGTGGTCGGCGCGCAGGCGCAGGTGGCTGTGCGCGAAAGCGACAAGGCGGCCGCGCTGGCCATGGTGGCGCAGCGCGAAAGCGAACTCGATGCGGCCAAGCGCCGCCTGGCCCGTTCCGAAACCTTGTCGAAGGAGGGCGCTTCCTCGGTGCAGGAACTCGACGACGACCGCGCCCGCGTGCGCAGCGTGGCGGCGGCCCTGAACGCGGCCAGGGCGCAAGTGACGGCGGCGCAGGCGGCCATCGACGCGGCCAAGGCGCAGGTGGTCGGTTCCCGCTCCGCCGTCGTGGCCGCCGAGGCGACCACGGCGCGCATCGATTCCGACCTGGCCGACGGCCAGCTGACGGCGCCGCGCGACGGCCGCGTGCAATACCTGGTGGCGCAGCAGGGCGAGGTGCTGGCCGGTGGCGGCAAGGTGCTCAACCTGGTCGACCTGTCGGACGTCTACATGACGTTCTTCCTGCCCGAGACGGCCGCCGGCAAGGTGGCCCTGGGCGGCGAAGTGCGCATCATCCTCGATGCGGCGCCCAATTACGTGATTCCGGCGACGATTTCGTTTGTCGCCGCCAGCGCGCAGTTCACGCCGAAGACGGTGGAAACGGCCAGCGAGCGGCAGAAGCTGATGTTCCGCGTGAAGGCGCAGATCAGCCGCGAGCTGCTGCAAAAGCACCTGGCCCTGGTCAAGGTGGGCTTGCCCGGCGTGGCCTGGGTGCGCCTCGACGCGCAGCAGGCCTGGCCCGCTGAACTGACGGCCAAGGTCCCGCAGTGA
- the rbbA gene encoding ribosome-associated ATPase/putative transporter RbbA: MDVNPFVVSIKGVSQHYGKTVALDAIDLDVPAGRMVGLIGPDGVGKSSLLSLVAGARAVQQGSVMALGGDMRDARHRDDVCPRIAYMPQGLGKNLYPTLSVEENLQFFARLFGHDAAERRRRIDQLTRSTGLQPFLARPAGKLSGGMKQKLGLCCALIHDPDLLILDEPTTGVDPLARAQFWDLIAGIRVQRPQMSVMVATAYMDEAQRFDWLVAMDDGKVLDMGTPAELLSRTHSDNLEAAFIKLLPEAKRAGHQPVVITPLDAASAQDVAIEAKDLTMRFGDFTAVDHVNFRIGRGEIFGFLGSNGCGKSTTMKMLTGLLPATEGQAWLFGNEVDSSDIDTRRRVGYMSQAFSLYSELTVRQNLVLHARLFHVPEKDIPARIDEMAQRFDLREVMDGLPDSLPLGIRQRLSLAVAMVHKPEMLILDEPTSGVDPIARDNFWRLMIELARRDHVTIFISTHFMNEAERCDRISLMHAGKVLVSDAPAELVRKKGAPSLEAAFIAYLEEAGGGTAPAAKESEAPVQEAAAQAPAPQHRRSRFSLGRMLSYMWRETLELRRDPVRLTLALGGSVLLLFVIGFGISLDVEDLSYAVLDHDQTTLSQNYTNNLAGSRYFIERPPLRDYADIDKRMRSGELSLAIEIPPGFARDVQRGAPAQVGAWIDGAMPMRAETVQGYVQGMHQLWLADQALHRYGVKVSNPVAIETRFRYNPDVKSLPAMVPAVIPLLLLMLPAMLAALSVVREKELGSIINLYVTPVTRLEFLLGKQVPYVVLAMFNFVLMALLAVTAFGVPIKGSLPTLIGATFIFNICATGIGLFASTFTRSQIAALFVTMIGTMIPAIQFSGLLNPVSSMEGVGKAIGLMYPATHMLNISRGVFNKALGFGDLHASFWPLLVAIPVILGVTVALLKKQES, encoded by the coding sequence ATGGACGTGAACCCATTTGTCGTCAGCATCAAGGGCGTCAGCCAGCATTACGGCAAGACGGTGGCGCTCGACGCCATCGACCTGGACGTGCCGGCCGGCCGCATGGTGGGCCTGATCGGTCCCGATGGCGTAGGCAAGTCGAGCCTGCTGTCGCTGGTAGCCGGCGCGCGCGCCGTGCAGCAGGGCAGCGTGATGGCGCTGGGCGGCGACATGCGCGATGCGCGCCACCGCGACGACGTCTGCCCGCGCATCGCCTACATGCCGCAGGGCCTGGGCAAGAATCTGTATCCGACCCTGTCGGTCGAGGAAAACCTGCAGTTTTTCGCGCGCCTGTTCGGCCACGACGCGGCCGAGCGCCGCCGCCGCATCGACCAGCTGACCCGCAGCACGGGCTTGCAGCCCTTCCTGGCGCGCCCGGCGGGCAAGCTGTCGGGCGGCATGAAGCAGAAGCTGGGCCTGTGCTGCGCGCTGATCCACGATCCCGACCTCCTGATTCTCGATGAGCCGACCACCGGCGTCGATCCGCTGGCGCGCGCCCAGTTCTGGGACCTGATCGCGGGCATCCGCGTGCAACGCCCGCAGATGAGCGTGATGGTGGCCACCGCCTACATGGACGAAGCGCAGCGCTTCGACTGGCTGGTGGCCATGGATGACGGCAAGGTGCTCGACATGGGCACGCCGGCCGAGCTGCTGTCGCGCACGCACAGCGACAACCTGGAAGCGGCCTTCATCAAGCTGCTACCCGAGGCCAAGCGCGCCGGCCACCAGCCCGTGGTCATCACGCCGCTGGACGCTGCCAGCGCGCAGGATGTCGCCATCGAGGCAAAAGACCTGACCATGCGCTTCGGCGATTTCACGGCCGTCGACCATGTGAATTTCCGCATCGGCCGCGGCGAGATTTTCGGTTTCCTCGGTTCGAACGGCTGCGGCAAGTCGACCACCATGAAGATGCTCACTGGCCTGCTGCCGGCCACGGAAGGCCAGGCCTGGCTGTTCGGCAACGAGGTCGATTCCAGCGATATCGACACGCGCCGCAGGGTCGGCTACATGTCGCAGGCGTTCTCGCTGTACAGCGAGCTGACGGTGCGCCAGAACCTGGTGCTGCACGCGCGCCTGTTCCACGTGCCGGAGAAAGACATCCCGGCGCGCATCGACGAGATGGCGCAGCGCTTCGACTTGCGCGAGGTGATGGACGGCTTGCCCGACAGCCTGCCGCTGGGCATACGCCAGCGCCTGTCGCTGGCCGTGGCCATGGTGCACAAGCCGGAAATGCTGATCCTCGACGAGCCCACGTCTGGCGTCGACCCCATCGCGCGCGACAATTTCTGGCGCCTGATGATCGAGCTGGCGCGGCGCGACCACGTCACCATTTTCATTTCCACCCACTTCATGAACGAGGCCGAGCGCTGCGACCGCATTTCGCTGATGCATGCCGGTAAGGTGCTGGTCAGCGACGCGCCGGCCGAACTGGTGCGCAAGAAGGGCGCGCCGTCGCTGGAAGCGGCCTTCATCGCCTACCTGGAGGAAGCGGGCGGCGGCACGGCGCCGGCGGCAAAGGAGAGCGAGGCGCCTGTGCAGGAAGCGGCAGCGCAGGCACCGGCGCCGCAGCACCGGCGCAGCCGCTTCAGTCTGGGCCGCATGCTCAGCTACATGTGGCGCGAAACGCTGGAATTGCGCCGCGACCCCGTGCGCCTGACGCTGGCGCTGGGCGGCTCGGTGCTGCTGCTGTTCGTCATCGGCTTCGGCATCAGCCTGGACGTCGAAGACCTCAGCTACGCGGTGCTCGACCACGACCAGACGACGCTGAGCCAGAATTACACGAACAACCTGGCCGGCTCGCGCTACTTCATCGAGCGCCCGCCGCTGCGCGACTATGCCGATATCGACAAGCGCATGCGCAGCGGCGAACTGTCGCTGGCCATCGAGATCCCGCCCGGCTTCGCGCGCGACGTGCAGCGCGGCGCGCCGGCCCAGGTGGGCGCGTGGATCGACGGCGCCATGCCGATGCGCGCCGAAACCGTGCAAGGCTACGTGCAGGGCATGCACCAGCTGTGGCTGGCCGACCAGGCGCTGCACCGCTATGGCGTCAAGGTGAGCAATCCGGTCGCCATCGAGACGCGCTTCCGCTACAACCCGGACGTGAAAAGCCTGCCCGCGATGGTGCCGGCCGTGATCCCCTTGCTGCTGCTGATGCTGCCGGCCATGCTGGCGGCGCTGTCCGTCGTGCGCGAAAAGGAACTCGGCTCCATCATCAACCTGTACGTGACACCCGTCACGCGCCTGGAATTCTTGCTTGGCAAGCAGGTGCCGTACGTGGTGCTGGCCATGTTCAACTTCGTCCTCATGGCCCTGCTGGCGGTCACCGCCTTCGGCGTGCCGATCAAGGGCAGCCTGCCGACCCTGATCGGCGCCACCTTCATCTTCAATATCTGCGCCACCGGCATCGGCCTGTTCGCCTCGACGTTTACGCGCAGCCAGATCGCCGCCCTGTTCGTGACCATGATCGGCACCATGATCCCGGCCATCCAGTTTTCCGGCCTGCTCAATCCCGTCTCGTCGATGGAAGGCGTGGGCAAGGCGATCGGCCTGATGTACCCGGCCACGCACATGCTCAACATCAGCCGCGGCGTGTTCAACAAGGCGCTGGGCTTCGGCGACCTGCACGCCTCGTTCTGGCCCCTGCTCGTCGCCATTCCCGTGATCCTCGGCGTGACGGTGGCGCTGCTGAAGAAACAGGAGAGCTGA
- a CDS encoding ABC transporter permease → MRHFENIYRLGVKEIWSLIRDPMMLILILYTFTLAIYVAATAKPETLHMASIAIVDEDGSPLSGRIASAFFPPQFTPPAMINQSQVDAGLDAGQYTFVLTIPPKLQADVLGGRQAELQLNVDATRMSQAFSGSGYIQQIVAGEVAEFAKRYRGATVPPVELVMRARFNPSLSQAWFGSLMEIINQVTMLSIILTGAALIREREHGTIEHLLVMPVTPAEIMLGKVWSMGLVVLLAAALSLNLVVRGMLHVPIEGSIALFLCGAALHLFATTSMGIFLATVARSMPQFGMLLILVLLPLQMLSGGSTPRESMPELVQNIMLIAPTTHFVELSQAILYRGAGIDVVWKPFLALLAIGTALFTFALARFRKTISQMA, encoded by the coding sequence TTGCGACACTTTGAAAATATCTACCGCCTGGGCGTGAAGGAAATCTGGAGCCTGATCCGCGACCCGATGATGCTGATCCTGATCCTCTACACGTTTACCCTGGCGATCTACGTGGCCGCCACGGCCAAGCCGGAAACCCTGCACATGGCCTCGATCGCCATCGTCGACGAGGATGGCTCGCCCCTGTCCGGACGCATCGCCTCGGCCTTCTTCCCGCCGCAGTTCACGCCGCCGGCCATGATCAACCAGAGCCAGGTCGATGCGGGGCTGGACGCGGGCCAGTACACATTCGTGCTGACGATCCCGCCCAAGCTGCAGGCGGACGTGCTGGGCGGGCGCCAGGCGGAGCTGCAGCTGAACGTGGACGCCACGCGCATGAGCCAGGCCTTCAGCGGCAGCGGTTATATCCAGCAGATCGTCGCCGGCGAAGTGGCCGAATTCGCCAAGCGCTATCGCGGCGCGACGGTCCCGCCGGTGGAACTGGTGATGCGCGCGCGCTTCAACCCATCGTTGAGCCAGGCCTGGTTCGGTTCGCTGATGGAAATCATCAACCAGGTGACGATGCTGTCGATCATCCTGACGGGTGCGGCCCTGATCCGCGAACGCGAACACGGCACCATCGAGCATTTGCTGGTGATGCCGGTGACGCCGGCCGAAATCATGCTGGGCAAGGTCTGGTCGATGGGCCTCGTGGTGCTGCTGGCCGCCGCCCTTTCGCTGAACCTGGTGGTGCGCGGCATGCTGCACGTGCCCATTGAAGGCTCGATCGCGCTGTTCCTGTGCGGCGCCGCCCTGCACCTGTTCGCCACTACCTCGATGGGGATTTTCCTTGCCACCGTGGCGCGCAGCATGCCGCAGTTCGGCATGCTGCTGATCCTCGTGCTGCTGCCGCTGCAGATGCTCTCGGGCGGCAGCACGCCGCGCGAAAGCATGCCCGAGCTGGTGCAGAACATCATGCTGATCGCGCCCACCACGCACTTCGTCGAATTGAGCCAGGCCATCCTGTACCGGGGCGCCGGCATCGACGTGGTATGGAAACCGTTCCTCGCCCTGCTGGCGATCGGCACGGCCCTGTTTACCTTCGCGCTGGCGCGTTTTCGCAAGACCATCAGCCAGATGGCGTAG
- a CDS encoding DUF3141 domain-containing protein, translated as MLGDYARDSWQRIVLYADVMRRRGNQYQEHLAEEVPNVLDFPAEVVMSGLELARPVNYGLARILVADAPEPDPTKRPFVVVDPRAGHGPGIGGFKAESEIGVAMRAGHPCYFIGFLPDPVPGQTVEDVMHAEAQFLEKVIALHPHSEGKPVVIGNCQAGWQILMTAAMRPELFGPIIVAGAPVSYWAGWHGRNPMRYAGGLMGGSWATALAGDLGNGRFDGASLVQNFENLNPANTLWSKQYNLYANIDTEAPRYLEFEKYWGGHVFLNDVEMQYIVDNLFIGNRLATAELITSDGVRLDLRNIRSPIVVFCSNGDNITPPPQALGWITDLYRDDKDVLMHDQTIVYAVHDSIGHLGIFVSAKVGRKEHQKFASNIDLINLLPAGIYQALIVDKTPDTPNADLASGDYVLQVERRSIEDVRAIVQPDVENDRKFAAAARVSEVNLALYRTFAQPWVRAMVTPQTARFLQLAHPLRVSYERWTDHNPLAALVAREAEKVRANRQPVAPDNPLLAMQEAFSGAVTAGLNSWRDWRDTLQETTFDLVYGSPLVQALTGQAIGDATPPRPHPGISPEHCEYVRCETRKMDEDMQQGALVEAAVRSLFYIYRFRMIADERRVNLALKLVKPQYTQGVSMEEFRHIVRQQARLMLHDFDAAVAALPVLLSRAEPDAIRALAEWLQQVLLVPDAPTPDEEASLQQMLAVFDRAARAQETVQKKVQEAVQEKAQPAAVRESQPVPASTTKPKAKPAKNITPA; from the coding sequence ATGCTGGGCGACTATGCGCGCGACTCGTGGCAGCGCATCGTGCTGTATGCGGACGTGATGCGCCGGCGCGGCAACCAGTACCAGGAGCATCTGGCCGAGGAAGTGCCGAACGTGCTCGATTTTCCGGCCGAAGTGGTGATGTCTGGCCTGGAACTGGCGCGTCCCGTCAATTACGGCCTGGCGCGCATCCTCGTCGCCGATGCGCCGGAACCCGATCCCACGAAACGCCCGTTCGTCGTCGTCGATCCGCGCGCCGGGCATGGCCCCGGCATCGGCGGCTTCAAGGCCGAAAGCGAGATCGGCGTGGCCATGCGCGCCGGCCATCCCTGCTATTTCATCGGCTTCCTGCCCGATCCCGTGCCGGGCCAGACGGTGGAAGACGTGATGCACGCGGAAGCGCAATTCCTCGAAAAGGTCATCGCCCTGCATCCGCACAGCGAGGGCAAGCCTGTCGTCATCGGCAATTGCCAGGCGGGCTGGCAAATCCTCATGACGGCGGCCATGCGCCCGGAGCTGTTCGGCCCCATCATCGTGGCCGGCGCGCCCGTGTCGTACTGGGCCGGCTGGCATGGCCGCAACCCGATGCGCTATGCGGGCGGGCTGATGGGCGGCAGCTGGGCCACGGCGTTGGCCGGCGACCTCGGTAACGGCCGTTTCGACGGCGCCAGCCTGGTGCAGAATTTCGAGAACCTGAACCCGGCCAATACCCTGTGGAGCAAGCAGTACAACTTGTACGCCAACATCGACACGGAAGCGCCCCGTTACCTGGAATTTGAAAAATACTGGGGCGGCCATGTCTTCCTGAACGACGTCGAGATGCAGTACATCGTCGACAATCTGTTCATCGGCAACCGCCTGGCGACGGCCGAACTGATCACATCCGACGGCGTGCGCCTGGACTTGCGCAATATCCGTTCGCCCATCGTCGTGTTTTGCTCGAACGGCGACAACATCACGCCGCCGCCGCAGGCGCTGGGCTGGATCACGGACCTGTACCGCGACGACAAGGACGTGCTGATGCACGACCAGACCATCGTGTATGCCGTGCATGACAGCATCGGCCATCTGGGCATCTTCGTGTCGGCCAAGGTGGGGCGCAAGGAGCACCAGAAGTTCGCCAGCAATATCGACCTGATCAACCTCCTGCCGGCCGGCATCTACCAGGCCCTGATCGTCGACAAGACGCCCGACACGCCGAACGCGGATCTGGCCAGCGGCGATTACGTGCTGCAGGTCGAGCGCCGCAGCATCGAGGACGTGCGCGCCATCGTGCAGCCGGACGTGGAAAACGACCGCAAGTTCGCCGCCGCCGCGCGCGTGTCCGAAGTCAACCTGGCCCTGTACCGCACCTTTGCGCAGCCGTGGGTGCGCGCCATGGTGACGCCGCAGACGGCGCGCTTCCTGCAGCTCGCGCATCCGCTGCGCGTGTCGTACGAGCGCTGGACGGACCACAATCCGCTGGCCGCGCTGGTGGCCAGGGAGGCGGAAAAAGTGCGCGCGAACCGCCAGCCGGTGGCGCCCGACAATCCGCTGCTGGCCATGCAGGAGGCCTTCTCCGGCGCCGTCACGGCGGGCTTGAACAGCTGGCGCGACTGGCGCGACACGCTGCAGGAAACCACCTTCGACCTGGTGTATGGTTCGCCCCTCGTGCAGGCGCTGACGGGACAAGCCATCGGCGATGCCACGCCGCCACGCCCGCATCCTGGCATCTCGCCCGAGCATTGCGAGTACGTGCGCTGCGAAACGCGCAAGATGGACGAGGACATGCAGCAGGGCGCACTGGTGGAAGCGGCCGTGCGCTCGCTGTTCTATATCTACCGCTTCCGCATGATCGCCGACGAGCGCCGCGTCAACCTGGCCCTGAAACTGGTCAAGCCGCAGTACACGCAGGGCGTCAGCATGGAAGAATTCCGTCACATCGTGCGCCAGCAGGCGCGCCTGATGCTGCATGATTTCGACGCCGCCGTCGCCGCCTTGCCGGTGCTGTTGTCGCGTGCCGAACCGGATGCCATCCGCGCGCTGGCCGAATGGCTGCAGCAAGTGCTGCTGGTGCCGGACGCGCCGACGCCGGACGAGGAGGCGAGCCTGCAGCAGATGCTGGCCGTCTTCGACCGCGCCGCACGGGCGCAGGAAACGGTGCAGAAAAAGGTGCAGGAAGCGGTGCAAGAAAAGGCGCAGCCGGCGGCCGTGCGAGAATCGCAGCCTGTCCCTGCATCCACGACGAAGCCCAAAGCCAAACCTGCCAAGAACATTACCCCAGCCTAG
- a CDS encoding bifunctional enoyl-CoA hydratase/phosphate acetyltransferase, whose translation MTTTKTDDLNIVRNRTFEQIAIGDTASITRTLSMDDIALFAVMSGDDNPQHLDAEFAASSRYQGVIAHGMWGAALISAVLGTRLPGAGTVYTGQTLRFLQPVRVGDTLDISVTVTALEPRNRHVTLACRCVNQHGAVVLDGEAQVVAPAEQIERARATLPEVRLHNGDGTRRLLEHARTLGPIKVAVIHPCDELSLSGALDAHAAGLITPVLVAPRARLEAVAAQAGLSLEGIAIEDVEHSHAAAARGAELAGKGEVEALMKGSLHTDELMSAVLSASAGLRTKRRISHCFLMQTPAYPRPFIITDAAINIAPNLAMKADIVRNAIDLAHVIGVAEPRVAILAAVETVNPDMPATLDAAALCKMADRGQITGAILDGPLAFDNAVSIAAATVKGIVSEVAGRADILLVPDLESGNMLAKQLEYMGDADSAGIVLGAKIPVILTSRADSRASRIASCAIAVMLANHYRSTPP comes from the coding sequence ATGACCACCACCAAAACTGACGACTTGAATATCGTGCGCAACCGCACCTTCGAGCAGATCGCCATCGGCGACACTGCCAGCATCACGCGCACCCTGAGCATGGACGACATCGCCCTGTTCGCGGTGATGTCGGGCGACGACAATCCGCAGCACCTGGACGCCGAATTTGCCGCCTCCAGCCGCTACCAGGGCGTGATCGCGCATGGCATGTGGGGCGCGGCGTTGATTTCGGCCGTGCTGGGCACGCGCCTGCCCGGCGCCGGCACCGTCTACACGGGCCAGACCCTGCGTTTCCTGCAGCCCGTGCGCGTCGGCGATACGCTCGATATCAGCGTCACCGTCACGGCGCTGGAACCGCGCAACCGCCACGTGACCCTGGCCTGCCGCTGCGTCAACCAGCATGGCGCCGTGGTGCTCGATGGCGAAGCACAGGTGGTCGCGCCGGCCGAACAGATCGAACGGGCACGCGCCACCCTGCCCGAAGTGCGCCTGCATAACGGCGACGGCACGCGGCGCCTGCTGGAGCATGCGCGCACCCTGGGGCCGATCAAGGTGGCCGTGATCCACCCTTGCGATGAATTGAGCCTGTCGGGCGCGCTCGACGCGCATGCGGCCGGCCTGATCACGCCCGTGCTGGTGGCGCCGCGCGCGCGCCTGGAAGCCGTGGCGGCACAGGCGGGCCTGAGCCTGGAAGGCATCGCCATCGAAGACGTCGAGCATAGCCATGCGGCTGCCGCGCGCGGCGCCGAACTGGCGGGCAAGGGCGAGGTGGAAGCGCTGATGAAGGGCAGCCTGCACACGGACGAACTGATGTCGGCCGTGCTGTCGGCCAGCGCCGGCCTGCGCACCAAGCGCCGCATCAGCCATTGCTTCCTGATGCAGACGCCGGCCTATCCGCGCCCCTTCATCATCACGGACGCCGCCATCAATATCGCGCCCAACCTGGCGATGAAGGCCGACATCGTGCGCAACGCCATCGACCTGGCGCACGTGATCGGCGTGGCCGAACCGCGCGTGGCCATCCTGGCCGCCGTGGAAACGGTGAATCCGGACATGCCGGCGACCTTGGACGCGGCGGCCCTGTGCAAGATGGCCGACCGCGGGCAGATCACCGGCGCCATCCTCGACGGTCCGCTGGCCTTCGACAACGCCGTCTCGATCGCCGCCGCCACCGTCAAGGGCATCGTTTCCGAGGTGGCGGGCCGCGCCGACATCCTGCTGGTGCCCGACCTCGAGAGCGGCAACATGCTGGCCAAGCAGCTCGAATACATGGGCGACGCGGACAGCGCCGGCATCGTGCTGGGCGCGAAGATTCCCGTCATCCTCACCAGCCGCGCCGACTCGCGCGCCAGCCGCATCGCCTCGTGCGCCATCGCCGTGATGCTGGCCAACCACTACCGGAGCACGCCGCCATGA